The following proteins are co-located in the Pyrobaculum calidifontis JCM 11548 genome:
- a CDS encoding NTPase, with protein MTWRERAEKLLIGISGMPGVGKTTLVLRVLELARSKYRCCGFVTVEVRERGVRIGFDTIDVVSGARVPLARVGTGSPSVGKYVVNLPSCEVISRALRQEDCEVAFIDEIGAMEFKCPTFYTDLRVAVDRIPRIIATVHRNYIHTAEKLGFEIIWLTRENWNSTLSTVLKALSLST; from the coding sequence ATGACGTGGCGTGAAAGGGCTGAGAAATTACTCATTGGGATTAGTGGAATGCCCGGCGTGGGAAAAACGACGCTAGTACTAAGAGTGTTAGAACTGGCGCGGAGTAAATATCGCTGCTGCGGCTTTGTGACGGTAGAAGTAAGAGAACGGGGCGTGCGAATAGGATTTGACACAATCGACGTGGTAAGCGGCGCAAGAGTCCCCCTAGCTAGAGTGGGCACCGGAAGTCCCTCGGTGGGGAAGTACGTGGTCAACCTCCCCAGTTGTGAAGTTATAAGCCGCGCATTACGGCAAGAGGACTGCGAAGTGGCCTTCATAGACGAGATAGGGGCCATGGAGTTCAAGTGCCCAACTTTTTACACAGACCTCCGCGTGGCAGTGGACAGAATTCCAAGGATAATAGCCACAGTACATAGGAACTATATACATACAGCGGAGAAGTTAGGCTTTGAGATTATTTGGCTTACACGGGAAAACTGGAACTCGACGCTAAGCACGGTGCTCAAAGCTCTTTCTCTATCTACCTAG
- a CDS encoding ACT domain-containing protein codes for MDSVGRVISIVRRAKVSVKRLELVSTDSLYEVEMYVEGAADEVQWLVAKLDKLPEVLEIKTAPIITATAIVSR; via the coding sequence ATGGACAGCGTCGGAAGAGTCATCAGCATAGTTAGAAGGGCCAAGGTCAGCGTAAAGAGACTAGAGCTAGTCTCCACAGACTCCCTATACGAAGTTGAGATGTATGTAGAAGGCGCCGCAGACGAGGTGCAGTGGCTGGTTGCAAAGTTGGACAAGTTGCCAGAGGTGCTAGAGATCAAAACGGCGCCCATAATTACGGCAACGGCGATAGTCAGTAGGTAA
- a CDS encoding Rab family GTPase, producing the protein MFKTCVFRFIVRRRVVVLLGVGGVGKTTLAYRVIGLSERPVMTLRPSYYRLYIGDLELDLVDVPGQRAYEVAMKFASFKVSIIDRLIYLYDVTNQETLYSISEIHSIFIELNSHVAKEVAIVGNKKDLAEEIGVFIEADDVAKALGVGEIYYISAVKDPPEVLVKILLGR; encoded by the coding sequence ATGTTTAAAACTTGCGTCTTTAGATTCATCGTGCGTAGAAGAGTAGTTGTTTTGCTCGGCGTTGGTGGCGTTGGTAAGACTACACTTGCCTACAGAGTAATCGGCCTATCTGAGAGGCCTGTGATGACTCTTAGGCCTAGCTACTACAGGCTGTATATAGGGGACTTGGAGCTTGATCTCGTGGATGTTCCAGGTCAACGTGCCTATGAGGTGGCCATGAAGTTTGCATCATTTAAAGTGTCAATTATAGATAGACTTATATATTTATACGATGTAACAAATCAAGAAACACTATATTCAATATCTGAGATCCACAGTATCTTTATAGAGTTGAACTCCCACGTTGCGAAAGAAGTCGCCATAGTCGGCAACAAGAAGGATTTGGCCGAGGAAATAGGCGTTTTTATAGAGGCTGACGACGTTGCTAAGGCCTTAGGCGTAGGTGAGATATACTACATATCTGCAGTTAAAGACCCGCCAGAGGTACTTGTAAAAATTCTACTAGGTAGATAG
- a CDS encoding polyprenyl synthetase family protein — MYSLPPEVLAALERVKARLNKVGEELEPISLRKAVRHYIETPGKLLRPLLLLTFTYSIDRRSIMDPRILEAAAIVELLHVVSLLQDDVMDQHDQRRGIKTPRAMYGDGRAIVASDWLIAESIKMAVNLGADVVTYLADVAQRLSVGQALDLEGERDKAAEFKTAPLIEAALVMPLVILGRRELIETAKKLGTKLGILYQYSDDYSDENVERPETKSIANEIGRYLLKIKEHVGDAIAPFERLIKYLIGKALEGTLTVSRTI, encoded by the coding sequence GTGTACTCATTGCCGCCAGAGGTTTTAGCCGCATTGGAGCGTGTTAAAGCCAGGCTCAACAAAGTGGGCGAAGAGCTTGAGCCAATATCCCTCAGAAAAGCCGTGCGGCATTACATAGAGACGCCTGGCAAACTGCTGAGGCCTCTCCTCTTGTTGACTTTTACTTATAGCATTGATAGGCGCTCTATAATGGATCCAAGGATTTTAGAGGCAGCCGCCATAGTGGAACTTCTACACGTCGTCTCGCTTCTGCAAGACGACGTCATGGATCAACACGACCAGCGAAGAGGCATAAAGACGCCCCGCGCAATGTATGGCGACGGTAGGGCTATTGTCGCCAGTGATTGGCTAATCGCGGAATCCATTAAAATGGCGGTGAACCTGGGAGCCGATGTCGTGACATATCTAGCAGACGTGGCGCAGAGGCTCTCTGTGGGCCAGGCGCTAGACTTAGAGGGAGAACGTGACAAGGCTGCAGAATTCAAAACGGCGCCGCTTATTGAGGCGGCGCTAGTAATGCCGCTTGTGATCCTGGGGCGCCGCGAGTTAATAGAGACTGCGAAAAAACTTGGGACTAAGCTAGGCATACTCTACCAATACTCAGATGATTATAGCGATGAAAATGTAGAAAGACCTGAGACAAAAAGTATAGCAAATGAAATAGGTAGGTATTTGCTAAAAATCAAAGAACATGTGGGAGACGCCATCGCTCCCTTTGAAAGACTTATTAAGTACCTAATAGGCAAAGCGCTGGAGGGCACGCTAACTGTTTCACGTACAATCTAA
- a CDS encoding TrmB family transcriptional regulator produces the protein MPSGVKTKIYEYLTQNKGKEFTAEEIAKAIGADKVAIVKAQLTRLIREGKVEKTAEGKYRAK, from the coding sequence ATGCCGTCCGGGGTTAAGACCAAGATTTATGAGTATCTGACCCAGAATAAAGGTAAAGAGTTTACAGCGGAGGAAATTGCAAAAGCCATAGGAGCAGACAAGGTAGCCATTGTAAAAGCGCAGTTAACTAGGCTAATAAGAGAGGGGAAAGTGGAAAAAACGGCCGAGGGCAAGTATAGGGCTAAGTGA
- the ribH gene encoding 6,7-dimethyl-8-ribityllumazine synthase, whose product MVKLALVVAEFNYDITHLMLQKALEHAKFLGAEVTYVVKVPGVFDIPMVLKELALKEDVDAVVTLGAVIQGATKHDEIVAQQAARKILDLAVESGKPITLGIIGHGANRMQALERVEEYARRAVEAAVKLARRKKLLKEAKYGGSTVVID is encoded by the coding sequence ATGGTAAAGCTGGCGTTAGTGGTAGCGGAGTTCAACTACGACATTACGCACCTCATGTTGCAAAAGGCGTTGGAGCACGCCAAATTTTTAGGTGCCGAAGTTACCTATGTAGTTAAGGTGCCCGGCGTATTTGACATTCCAATGGTCCTCAAAGAGCTGGCGCTGAAGGAGGATGTAGACGCCGTAGTGACGCTAGGCGCCGTGATACAGGGGGCTACAAAACACGACGAAATAGTGGCCCAACAAGCAGCTAGAAAGATACTGGACTTGGCTGTGGAGAGCGGGAAGCCCATAACCCTCGGCATTATAGGCCATGGAGCCAATAGGATGCAGGCTTTGGAGAGAGTTGAGGAGTATGCCAGACGCGCTGTAGAGGCGGCGGTTAAACTGGCACGTAGAAAGAAGCTTCTGAAGGAGGCAAAATACGGCGGCTCGACAGTTGTAATAGACTAA
- a CDS encoding branched-chain amino acid transaminase — translation MKIYAQYVWLDGRITKWEEAKVHVLTHALHYGTSIFEGIRAYWNGENLYVFRLDDHVARMFYSAKILGIKMPYSQGEVRNAVLEVLRANSFKEDVYIRPVAYVSTPTVTLDVRSLDVSVAVVAFPFGKYLPPDGIRAAIVTWRRVHNTMLPVMAKIGGIYVNSVLALVEARSRGYDEALLLDANGYVVEGSGENVFVVRRGKMYTPPVHSSILEGITRDAIITLADDLKIPVAEKPVTREEVYTADEVFLVGTAAEVTPVVEVDGRAIGDGRPGPITTRLRELYARVVRGGVEKYLHWLTPTY, via the coding sequence ATGAAGATATACGCCCAATACGTCTGGCTAGACGGCCGCATTACGAAATGGGAAGAGGCAAAAGTCCACGTTTTAACCCACGCGCTACACTACGGCACGTCCATCTTCGAAGGCATTAGGGCGTATTGGAACGGCGAAAACCTCTACGTGTTTAGACTCGACGACCACGTGGCGAGGATGTTCTACTCGGCGAAAATCCTTGGGATAAAGATGCCATACAGCCAGGGCGAGGTACGAAACGCCGTGCTGGAGGTGTTACGTGCAAATAGCTTTAAGGAGGACGTATACATTAGGCCGGTAGCGTACGTCTCTACGCCGACCGTCACCCTGGATGTCAGAAGCCTAGATGTTTCAGTCGCCGTTGTGGCGTTCCCGTTTGGAAAATACCTACCTCCCGACGGAATTAGGGCCGCCATTGTCACATGGCGAAGAGTACATAATACCATGTTGCCAGTCATGGCAAAGATAGGCGGGATATACGTAAACTCTGTGCTAGCTCTAGTAGAGGCTAGAAGCCGCGGATACGACGAAGCGTTGCTTTTAGACGCCAATGGCTACGTGGTAGAGGGGTCTGGGGAAAACGTGTTCGTGGTGAGAAGGGGAAAGATGTATACGCCACCTGTTCACTCCTCAATACTCGAGGGCATAACCAGGGACGCCATTATTACGCTTGCAGACGATCTAAAAATCCCCGTGGCGGAAAAGCCCGTGACTAGAGAGGAGGTGTACACTGCCGACGAAGTATTCTTGGTGGGGACTGCGGCAGAGGTTACGCCAGTAGTCGAGGTAGACGGCAGAGCCATAGGCGACGGAAGGCCAGGCCCTATAACCACTAGGCTTAGAGAGCTGTACGCAAGAGTTGTAAGAGGTGGGGTTGAAAAATACCTACACTGGCTTACTCCCACCTATTAG
- the ilvB gene encoding biosynthetic-type acetolactate synthase large subunit: protein MGNVGGIGARERPDRVVDKIVDTLRGLGVKHVLGITGGSIMALFDALYFTDDIEVVMFRHEQGAVHAAEGYARVAKRPAVVAATSGPGATNLVTGIADAYMDSVPVVAITGQVPTWVFGRDGFQETDILGVVTPITKWVYQVKKPEEATAAVKLAYEISTVGRPGPTLVDIPRDLQLAKASGEGRILVNVAKFKPPKPSESEIALATKIILEAERPVVLVGGGVLWSGATKEALELAERLSAPIVSTLPGKAAIPHNHPLYMGPAGMHGRAEADAALANADVIIAVGTRFSDRTWGRFKELQEMVKSGDVKLIHIDVDKSEIGKNVKPTLGIVADAREALKEILRLLPKAAMRNGKFLEWLYTIRRRYEETMEKWASVFKFFAPWKVLKTVRRATPPDTITVTGVGSHQMWAEIWWDVYEPGTFITSAGLGTMGFGIPASLGAKLADRTRPVVCIDGDGSFQMTFNNLALVREYDLPFVEIIFNNASLQLVKQWQVYLYGNRQVATRFARNPDFIKIAEAYNIEGIRPSSYEELEKAVSWAVRNNEPLVIDVTIDEDKDIVLPWVKPGDWLTQAILPKGMEDVVLTYEHN from the coding sequence TTGGGCAATGTCGGGGGTATCGGGGCTCGCGAAAGGCCTGACAGAGTTGTAGACAAGATCGTAGACACACTAAGGGGGCTCGGCGTTAAACACGTGTTGGGCATCACAGGGGGTTCAATTATGGCACTATTTGACGCACTCTATTTCACAGACGACATCGAGGTCGTAATGTTTCGACATGAACAAGGCGCCGTGCACGCCGCCGAGGGCTACGCCCGCGTGGCTAAAAGGCCGGCCGTCGTTGCGGCAACTAGCGGGCCGGGGGCCACGAATCTAGTAACTGGTATAGCAGATGCATATATGGACTCAGTGCCCGTCGTTGCTATAACGGGCCAAGTGCCCACATGGGTCTTCGGGCGTGACGGATTTCAAGAAACAGACATCTTAGGCGTCGTTACACCAATAACAAAGTGGGTATACCAGGTGAAAAAGCCCGAAGAGGCCACGGCCGCGGTCAAACTGGCCTATGAGATCTCCACGGTAGGCAGGCCAGGGCCCACTCTCGTGGATATACCGCGCGACCTACAACTAGCAAAAGCCAGCGGCGAGGGCAGGATATTGGTCAATGTCGCGAAGTTCAAGCCTCCCAAGCCCTCTGAGTCTGAGATAGCGCTTGCCACAAAGATAATCTTAGAGGCTGAGCGGCCCGTCGTCTTGGTCGGCGGCGGCGTCCTCTGGTCGGGGGCAACAAAAGAGGCATTGGAACTTGCAGAGAGGCTAAGCGCACCTATAGTGTCCACGCTGCCGGGCAAGGCGGCGATACCACACAACCACCCCCTCTACATGGGCCCCGCTGGGATGCACGGCAGAGCTGAGGCAGACGCCGCATTGGCAAACGCCGACGTAATCATCGCAGTAGGCACAAGGTTTAGCGATAGGACATGGGGACGGTTTAAGGAGCTACAAGAAATGGTAAAGTCAGGCGACGTGAAGTTAATACACATAGACGTCGACAAAAGCGAGATAGGGAAGAACGTGAAGCCGACTTTGGGAATTGTGGCAGACGCCAGAGAGGCCTTGAAAGAGATACTACGGCTACTGCCTAAGGCGGCTATGAGAAACGGCAAGTTCCTAGAGTGGCTGTACACAATTAGGAGGAGGTATGAGGAGACCATGGAGAAGTGGGCCTCCGTGTTCAAGTTCTTCGCCCCTTGGAAGGTGTTGAAAACTGTGAGGAGGGCGACGCCCCCCGACACGATAACTGTGACCGGCGTGGGGAGCCACCAGATGTGGGCTGAGATTTGGTGGGATGTCTACGAGCCGGGGACCTTTATCACGTCGGCTGGGCTAGGCACTATGGGCTTCGGAATTCCTGCGTCGCTGGGGGCAAAACTGGCCGACAGAACTAGGCCCGTGGTGTGCATCGACGGAGACGGCTCTTTCCAGATGACGTTCAACAACCTAGCCCTAGTGAGAGAATACGATCTCCCATTTGTTGAAATAATATTTAATAACGCATCTCTGCAACTGGTAAAACAGTGGCAAGTTTACCTATATGGCAATAGACAAGTTGCGACAAGGTTCGCTAGAAACCCCGACTTCATAAAAATAGCGGAAGCGTACAACATTGAGGGTATTAGGCCCTCCTCATATGAAGAGTTGGAAAAAGCCGTGTCATGGGCCGTTAGAAACAACGAACCGCTCGTTATAGACGTGACAATCGACGAAGACAAGGATATTGTACTGCCGTGGGTTAAGCCAGGCGACTGGCTCACTCAAGCAATTCTGCCAAAGGGCATGGAAGACGTTGTGCTAACATATGAACACAATTAA
- the cc1 gene encoding DNA-binding protein CC1, whose translation MSKKQKLKFYDIKAKQAFETDQYEVVEKQTARGPMMFAVAKSPYTGIKVYRLLGKKK comes from the coding sequence ATGTCGAAGAAGCAGAAGTTGAAGTTCTACGACATAAAAGCGAAGCAGGCGTTTGAGACGGATCAGTATGAGGTGGTGGAGAAGCAGACTGCTCGTGGGCCGATGATGTTTGCAGTGGCCAAGTCCCCATACACCGGCATCAAAGTATACCGCCTACTAGGCAAGAAAAAGTAA
- the rplX gene encoding 50S ribosomal protein L24 encodes MPFTASAQPRKQRLSLYAAPLHLRRKLLNAKLSPELQKKLGVKRLPVRRGDTVLIMRGDFKGVTGKVVKVDLKRVRIFVEGATRTNSRGQTVYYPIHPSKVMIVDVDLSDKARQKLIERRKRGQHGSS; translated from the coding sequence ATGCCGTTTACTGCGTCAGCACAACCGCGCAAACAAAGGCTGAGTCTATACGCCGCGCCGCTCCACCTTAGGCGAAAACTGTTAAACGCAAAACTATCGCCTGAGCTTCAGAAGAAGCTGGGCGTGAAAAGGTTGCCAGTAAGACGGGGAGATACCGTGTTAATAATGCGGGGAGATTTCAAGGGCGTGACAGGCAAAGTTGTCAAAGTGGATTTGAAGAGGGTGAGAATCTTCGTGGAAGGCGCTACTAGGACCAATAGCAGGGGGCAGACGGTCTACTATCCAATACACCCATCCAAGGTAATGATCGTAGACGTAGATCTGTCGGACAAAGCAAGGCAAAAACTTATAGAGAGGAGGAAGAGGGGCCAGCATGGTTCATCTTAG
- a CDS encoding NUDIX hydrolase — protein MKKCIVASGVLIRDGKVLLVKHPKLGVYIYPGGHVEEGETPIEAVEREFREETGLAVEVMGARRGIRDENVIERPLPIVILEETVKYPNEVHIHFDLVYLVREVGGSLVNGVWVDLAEVERISTYPNVRQVIKLAASVISLYRSGNV, from the coding sequence GTGAAAAAGTGTATTGTGGCCAGCGGGGTGCTAATTAGAGACGGGAAAGTTCTGTTAGTGAAACACCCAAAGCTTGGCGTATACATATACCCAGGCGGACATGTGGAAGAGGGCGAAACCCCCATAGAGGCCGTTGAAAGAGAATTTCGCGAGGAGACGGGGCTTGCTGTGGAAGTGATGGGAGCGCGGCGTGGGATACGCGACGAAAATGTGATAGAGAGGCCGTTGCCCATAGTAATCCTTGAGGAGACCGTTAAATATCCCAACGAGGTACATATACACTTCGACCTTGTGTATCTGGTTAGGGAGGTAGGCGGCTCTTTAGTAAACGGGGTGTGGGTAGACTTAGCAGAGGTGGAGAGGATAAGTACCTACCCCAATGTTCGACAAGTTATAAAGCTCGCCGCGTCTGTAATAAGCCTATATAGATCGGGAAACGTTTAA
- a CDS encoding MBL fold metallo-hydrolase — protein sequence MEIYILGYGGWISNPNIGYTSLYVKTDINLLLDAGEGTYARLAQCGLPFPDVIYISHRHGDHILGVPTFLLMARRLGRKVKIVGSAEVLDAVKNLAVITGIENALPHAELIEAHDKVKIGNTVMSFAPTEHPVHTLAVRVKHGGKCLVYSSDTAPVDTVVELSKGCDLLAHEVSGNPGQEEEARRVGHSTTADAVEIALRAGVKMLMPIHFYIEQPIVPPGVTLVLPSPCGKIVL from the coding sequence GTGGAGATATACATATTGGGCTACGGCGGCTGGATATCTAACCCCAACATAGGGTACACCTCGCTCTACGTCAAGACGGATATCAATCTGCTTTTAGACGCTGGAGAGGGGACATACGCAAGACTTGCGCAATGCGGCTTGCCCTTCCCCGACGTCATATACATAAGCCATCGACACGGGGACCACATACTGGGAGTACCCACATTTCTGCTTATGGCGCGTAGGCTGGGGCGCAAGGTTAAAATCGTGGGAAGCGCCGAGGTGCTAGACGCTGTGAAGAATTTGGCGGTAATAACGGGCATCGAAAACGCGTTACCCCACGCGGAGCTGATAGAGGCGCATGACAAAGTCAAAATAGGCAACACTGTCATGTCTTTTGCGCCCACGGAGCATCCAGTGCACACGTTAGCTGTGAGAGTGAAGCATGGGGGCAAGTGCCTTGTGTATAGCTCAGACACTGCGCCAGTAGACACAGTCGTCGAGTTGTCAAAGGGGTGCGACTTATTGGCCCACGAGGTGTCCGGCAACCCCGGCCAGGAGGAGGAGGCGCGGAGGGTTGGCCACAGTACCACCGCCGACGCCGTTGAGATAGCTCTAAGGGCGGGCGTAAAAATGTTGATGCCCATACACTTCTACATTGAACAGCCCATAGTCCCCCCCGGCGTCACCCTAGTGTTGCCATCTCCCTGTGGAAAAATTGTCCTATGA
- a CDS encoding pelota family protein, whose product MKFELDEKRRVVRIVPEREEDLYFIYLLIDRGDIVRGWTVREYKPEGAKEGERVKMYLGISVEKIEYHKFRSSLRVRGTVVEVQEEVEGVKGRRHTFEIVPGREVVVEKRRGSVEVVKRILDMANVALPRILLVSIDDEEAALAYISALGAEIMYTVPNQVNRGKRGESLLEDFFKSVNTLVEEVKRLRKIDRVVLAGPGMVVDQAGRYIRGERVVQSSGGVAGVYEFLRSGLYDKLKEELGLEAYSRLQKMLASQRDLVALGVEEVKEAVSIGRAETVLILDTYMKEKPDEAWEILSQVYNTGGKVYIVREDTEVGAAIRAMGNIVALLRW is encoded by the coding sequence GTGAAGTTTGAGCTAGACGAGAAGCGTAGAGTCGTGCGAATTGTGCCAGAGAGAGAAGAAGACTTATACTTCATCTACCTGCTTATAGACAGAGGCGATATAGTCAGAGGGTGGACCGTCAGAGAGTACAAGCCAGAGGGCGCAAAAGAGGGAGAGAGAGTGAAAATGTATCTAGGGATAAGTGTTGAAAAGATAGAGTATCACAAGTTTCGGAGTAGCTTGAGAGTGAGGGGCACCGTGGTGGAGGTTCAAGAGGAGGTAGAAGGCGTTAAAGGTAGACGCCACACCTTTGAGATAGTCCCCGGTAGAGAGGTCGTAGTAGAAAAGAGACGGGGCTCTGTTGAAGTTGTCAAAAGGATACTAGATATGGCAAACGTGGCGCTTCCAAGAATTCTCCTAGTGTCTATAGACGACGAAGAAGCGGCTTTAGCGTACATCTCGGCGCTAGGCGCCGAGATTATGTATACAGTGCCTAACCAGGTGAATAGGGGGAAAAGGGGGGAGAGCCTCCTTGAGGACTTCTTTAAGTCTGTAAATACACTAGTAGAAGAGGTGAAACGTCTGCGGAAGATTGACAGAGTTGTACTGGCGGGCCCCGGCATGGTGGTGGATCAAGCGGGCAGATATATTCGGGGCGAGAGGGTTGTCCAAAGTTCTGGCGGAGTAGCAGGCGTTTATGAGTTTCTTAGGAGCGGCCTATATGACAAACTCAAAGAAGAGCTGGGTCTCGAAGCCTATAGCAGGTTGCAGAAGATGTTGGCTAGCCAAAGAGACTTAGTTGCACTTGGCGTAGAGGAGGTGAAAGAGGCTGTTTCAATTGGCCGAGCTGAGACGGTCCTCATATTGGACACATATATGAAGGAGAAGCCGGATGAGGCGTGGGAAATACTGTCGCAGGTTTATAACACAGGCGGCAAGGTGTATATAGTTAGGGAGGATACTGAGGTTGGCGCCGCGATAAGAGCGATGGGAAATATAGTTGCGCTATTGAGATGGTAA
- a CDS encoding MBL fold metallo-hydrolase, which yields MILRLLGGAGEVGRLAVLIRTAYNGILLDYGVNFDAEGRPVFPLHVRPRDLTAVFLSHAHLDHSGGVPTLYVTTKTPLYATPLTMELSDLMYADAIKLSGYYLPYTQEEVREVMSSAFPLTYGEPVEIGRDAVLTTYNAGHVPGSAIGVIEVEGATVVFTGDFNLSDTNLLRGADLYNIPKNPDVVVMEATYASSTHPPRDKMETEFVNAVREVVEGGGTVLIPSFALGRAQEILLTLVKNKLDSYPIYIDGLARQINQIIGRYLHLVRDPALYKKALEVAIEVPNAYVRKGAAEEPSIIIAPAGMLKGGAALFYFKRLAANKKNGIFLPSFQAPNTPGFEILSKGHAVVEGATIKVEARIEWFDFSAHAGRDELRAFIKHFHEDTNILLVHTDPAASSPFVKQLIEEGRRVYLPTTVGEELYLDLKK from the coding sequence GTGATTTTGCGACTCCTTGGCGGCGCTGGCGAAGTGGGCAGGCTTGCTGTACTCATAAGGACGGCCTACAATGGCATACTGTTAGACTACGGCGTAAATTTTGACGCAGAAGGAAGGCCTGTTTTCCCACTTCACGTACGTCCCCGCGATCTTACTGCAGTTTTTTTAAGCCACGCACACCTAGACCACAGTGGGGGTGTGCCAACGCTTTACGTGACGACAAAGACGCCGCTTTATGCCACGCCTTTGACTATGGAACTTTCAGACCTCATGTATGCAGACGCGATAAAGCTCTCCGGCTACTACCTCCCATACACCCAAGAAGAGGTGAGAGAGGTCATGTCTAGCGCCTTTCCTCTCACATATGGCGAGCCGGTGGAAATCGGCAGAGACGCCGTGTTGACGACGTATAACGCAGGCCACGTGCCGGGGAGCGCGATAGGCGTTATAGAGGTCGAGGGGGCGACGGTGGTATTCACCGGCGATTTTAACTTGTCTGATACAAATCTGCTGAGGGGGGCCGACTTGTACAATATACCAAAGAACCCAGACGTGGTAGTTATGGAGGCCACATACGCCTCCTCGACGCATCCGCCTAGAGACAAGATGGAGACGGAGTTCGTAAATGCGGTGAGGGAGGTAGTGGAGGGCGGCGGCACAGTGCTGATACCCTCCTTCGCCCTTGGAAGAGCCCAAGAAATACTGTTGACATTAGTAAAAAATAAGCTTGATAGTTACCCAATATACATAGATGGGCTCGCGCGCCAGATTAACCAGATAATTGGCAGATATCTGCACTTGGTCAGAGATCCGGCACTTTACAAGAAGGCGCTTGAGGTAGCTATAGAGGTGCCAAACGCCTATGTGAGAAAAGGCGCGGCAGAGGAGCCCTCGATAATCATAGCGCCAGCTGGCATGCTAAAGGGGGGAGCCGCCTTGTTTTACTTCAAGCGGCTTGCCGCCAACAAGAAAAACGGAATCTTTCTGCCATCGTTTCAAGCTCCGAATACGCCTGGGTTCGAAATCTTGAGCAAAGGGCATGCCGTGGTAGAAGGCGCCACCATAAAGGTCGAGGCGAGAATTGAGTGGTTTGACTTCAGCGCTCACGCCGGTAGAGACGAGCTAAGAGCCTTCATAAAACACTTCCACGAAGATACAAACATCCTGCTTGTTCACACAGACCCTGCGGCATCGTCACCATTCGTTAAACAGCTAATCGAAGAGGGCCGCAGAGTATACCTCCCCACAACCGTCGGCGAGGAGCTATACCTGGATTTAAAGAAGTAG
- a CDS encoding GTP-dependent dephospho-CoA kinase family protein: MTCYRLAKRRDLFAFPYPIAIWRDPPKSVEIVRNLVADGGFKHIYTVGDVVTRNFLEYGLIPTSAAVDEKTRRGIRVERFSAFRSVVEVVNPPGYITDEAWSAVEKAVEGGVVVKVRGEEDMLSLAFIRLAPPRSIVAYGHYMGALIAIPVDWYRRDLLKLFDFLEKC; this comes from the coding sequence ATGACGTGCTACCGTTTGGCCAAGAGGCGTGATTTATTCGCGTTCCCTTACCCAATAGCCATATGGAGGGATCCTCCCAAGTCCGTCGAAATAGTCCGCAACCTAGTTGCAGATGGCGGTTTTAAGCACATATACACGGTGGGGGACGTCGTCACGAGAAACTTCCTTGAATACGGCCTAATACCCACGTCGGCCGCTGTGGATGAGAAGACGAGGAGAGGGATACGTGTAGAGCGTTTCTCGGCTTTTAGAAGCGTGGTGGAGGTAGTGAATCCGCCTGGGTACATTACTGACGAGGCGTGGTCAGCTGTGGAGAAGGCTGTAGAGGGCGGCGTGGTCGTAAAGGTAAGGGGGGAGGAGGACATGCTTTCCTTGGCGTTTATCAGGTTGGCTCCCCCGAGGTCAATAGTGGCTTACGGGCACTACATGGGCGCACTTATTGCAATTCCAGTGGATTGGTACAGGCGAGATCTCCTAAAATTATTTGACTTTCTTGAGAAGTGTTAG